A genomic window from Ignavibacteria bacterium includes:
- a CDS encoding MATE family efflux transporter, translating into MLTTSGNLNKQIVRLAWPVFLQNLGRSLAVAILDSYWIGKISSEHLAALAVGTFLSWGAFALGELVPIGTNALVSQSVGAKDEDSARHVGTLNLVNSVIWGLLIAAVMIPLLPVLYGFTNLDAPKAVLANEYLFPILVLLPAIILFESGSAIFRGHGNTQTPFRLLLVVFALKIILSPLLIFTFDLGIRGASIATMTSYGSVFLIMLILLKKKGFITSVQKKFSKIIKDVKFNWKVTKETIKIGLPLSLEGLAFSFIYIFVSRYVADFGTTGLAALGIGHRSEAIPYQVGEAFAITASIVVGQNIGAGNIERANKGAWRVLYLSWIPMAVYGVVLFFFPAQIAGIFTTDQSVIETAKVYNMIAAFSIFFAMSEQIFSGAFAGAGNSLPPLAIYLPVTALRIPLAAFLAPEYGMNGIWIAIFATSITKGVLIAFWWRLGRWKNRKFALGKKSEEPVESPIEKFDIH; encoded by the coding sequence TTGCTAACAACTTCAGGAAATTTAAATAAACAGATTGTAAGGCTTGCATGGCCGGTATTTCTTCAGAACCTGGGCCGAAGCCTTGCAGTTGCTATACTTGATTCATACTGGATAGGAAAAATTTCCAGCGAGCATCTTGCAGCGCTGGCTGTTGGCACATTTCTTTCATGGGGCGCATTTGCATTGGGCGAGCTTGTGCCGATAGGCACGAATGCACTTGTATCACAATCAGTCGGCGCAAAGGATGAAGATTCTGCACGGCATGTTGGTACGCTAAATCTGGTTAATTCTGTGATCTGGGGACTTTTGATAGCTGCTGTTATGATCCCTTTATTGCCGGTTTTATACGGATTCACAAATCTGGATGCCCCTAAGGCAGTACTTGCGAACGAATATCTGTTCCCAATACTGGTATTGCTGCCGGCAATTATATTGTTTGAATCCGGCAGTGCAATATTCCGCGGCCACGGAAATACGCAGACCCCGTTCAGATTATTGCTTGTGGTGTTTGCTTTAAAAATAATCCTTTCTCCCCTGTTAATATTTACATTTGATCTCGGTATCCGCGGTGCATCTATTGCTACAATGACATCTTATGGAAGCGTGTTTTTAATAATGCTTATACTGCTGAAGAAAAAAGGATTTATAACTTCAGTACAAAAGAAGTTTTCAAAAATAATAAAGGATGTTAAGTTCAACTGGAAGGTTACAAAGGAAACCATAAAGATAGGCTTACCGCTTTCGCTGGAAGGACTTGCTTTCTCATTCATTTATATTTTTGTGAGCCGCTATGTGGCTGATTTTGGCACAACTGGGCTCGCAGCGCTCGGAATAGGCCACCGCTCAGAGGCTATACCCTACCAGGTTGGCGAAGCGTTTGCAATTACAGCATCAATTGTTGTAGGGCAGAATATCGGCGCAGGTAATATTGAACGGGCAAACAAAGGAGCCTGGCGAGTATTATATCTATCATGGATACCAATGGCTGTATATGGAGTGGTGTTATTCTTTTTCCCTGCACAAATTGCGGGGATATTCACAACCGACCAGTCTGTGATAGAAACTGCGAAAGTTTATAATATGATAGCGGCATTCAGCATATTTTTTGCAATGAGCGAGCAGATATTTTCAGGCGCGTTTGCGGGAGCGGGAAATTCACTGCCGCCGCTTGCGATATATCTGCCTGTCACTGCTCTCAGGATACCGCTTGCTGCATTTCTAGCTCCTGAGTATGGTATGAACGGTATCTGGATTGCGATATTTGCAACATCAATCACTAAGGGTGTATTAATAGCATTCTGGTGGCGGCTTGGCAGATGGAAAAACCGCAAGTTCGCTCTTGGAAAAAAATCTGAGGAACCGGTGGAATCACCAATAGAGAAGTTTGATATACATTAA